GGCCATGATTCTGCCACCATGGATTGAGTTGATCTAATAAATCCCTGCTTGCTTTAGCCATTTGCGAGTTTTATCATATTAGCGGATTATAATCCACCAATTATTATTAGCGGATCATAATCCACTAATAATTTAAGTGTCGATAAATACTGGGGTAAAACCGATGAATATGAGCAAATAGCCCGAATTCGGCCGCAAGACAGCCTAATTTCATAATTTCCCTAGCAATTTATCCCCGCATTAGCTATCCATTTTGTTTTATTGCTATCAAATGTCAAAAAAACCATGTCAGTAACAGCAAATATTTCATCCCTCGAACCAATTGTCTCCTTAGCAAAACGTCGCGGCTTTATTTTTCAGTCCAGCGAAATTTATGGTGGCCTTGCCTCTTGCTACGATTACGGTCCATTAGGCGTGGAACTCAAGCGCAATATCAAAAACGCTTGGTGGAATTATATGGTGACCTCACGTGACAACGTCGTCGGGATTGACGCTTCAATTATTATGCACCCAAAAGTGTGGGAGTCATCTGGACACGTGCAAAGTTTTACCGATCCGCTAGTCGAGTGTGCGGGCTGTGGACTGCGTGCCCGACAAGACCATCTTGAGGACACAATTAAGGCAAATCCAAAATGTAAGGAAGGCAAACAACATAGTTTTGGATCTCCACGAATGTTTAACTTGATGTTTAAAACACATCTTGGCGCAGTTGAAGATAGTTCGACTCAAGTCTATTTGCGCCCCGAAACAGCTCAAGGTATTTTCGTAAACTTCATGAACGTTACAGACTCTACCCGAGTTAAAATTCCTTTTGGTATCGCCCAGCAAGGTAAGTCCTTCCGCAACGAAATCACTACGCGTAACTCGATATTTCGCACTTGCGAATTTGAGCAAATGGAAATGGAATTTTTCTGTAAACCTGGCACTGATGACGAGTGGTTTAGCTATTGGAAACAAGAGCGCATGAACTGGTTTTATGAGTTAGGCGTCACCAAGGAGCGCTTACGTTTTCGTGACCATGACAAGGATGAATTAGCTCATTACTCTAAGGCTTGCACTGATGTGGAATATTTATTCCCTTTTGGCTGGTCTGAACTTGAAGGCATTGCTTGTCGGGGCAATTACGACCTGACGCAACACAGTCAAGGTAGCGGGAAAAAACTCCTTTGGCGTGACCAGGTAACAAACGAAAGCTATCTACCGCATGTAGTTGAACCTGCGCTGGGCACAGATCGATCGCTTTTGATGTTTTTAATCGACGCTTATGCTGAAGAAGTTGTCGAAGAAAATCCACGTACCGTGCTGAGGCTCCATCCAAAATTGGCACCATGCAAGTTTGCAATTTTCCCTTTGATGAAAAAAGATGGGCAGCCCGAGCGTGCTGAAGCAATTTACAAGGATCTGCGTAAAATTACGGCAGCAACTTTCGATGACAGTGGCTCGATTGGCAAACGTTATCGCCGCCAAGATGAAGCAGGAACTCCTTATTGCATCACGATCGACC
The DNA window shown above is from bacterium and carries:
- a CDS encoding glycine--tRNA ligase, giving the protein MSSLEPIVSLAKRRGFIFQSSEIYGGLASCYDYGPLGVELKRNIKNAWWNYMVTSRDNVVGIDASIIMHPKVWESSGHVQSFTDPLVECAGCGLRARQDHLEDTIKANPKCKEGKQHSFGSPRMFNLMFKTHLGAVEDSSTQVYLRPETAQGIFVNFMNVTDSTRVKIPFGIAQQGKSFRNEITTRNSIFRTCEFEQMEMEFFCKPGTDDEWFSYWKQERMNWFYELGVTKERLRFRDHDKDELAHYSKACTDVEYLFPFGWSELEGIACRGNYDLTQHSQGSGKKLLWRDQVTNESYLPHVVEPALGTDRSLLMFLIDAYAEEVVEENPRTVLRLHPKLAPCKFAIFPLMKKDGQPERAEAIYKDLRKITAATFDDSGSIGKRYRRQDEAGTPYCITIDHQTMEDQTVTIRDRDTLEQKRITANEVLDLARSIGN